A window of the Bos indicus x Bos taurus breed Angus x Brahman F1 hybrid chromosome X, Bos_hybrid_MaternalHap_v2.0, whole genome shotgun sequence genome harbors these coding sequences:
- the LOC113887685 gene encoding uncharacterized protein LOC113887685 has protein sequence MERETWKSQTPTTSVEQQTSNTKAGKKRMPSEYRPGGSVKKAKRIMQVKRCRQENVSRSRFLKGLIPSIKSKKAREPALTTCHLNETQTENQTEPKKNQETVKKPTISGDDQGRQNLGVVSETTEIPAESLKSSS, from the exons ATGGAGAGGGAGACCTGGAAATCACAAACACCGACCACTTCTGTAGAACAGCAGACCTCAAACACCAAAGCAGGGAAGAAGAGGATGCCCTCTGAGTACAGGCCTGGAGGTAGTGTGAAG AAAGCCAAGAGAATTATGCAAGTGAAAAGATGCCGTCAAGAGAATGTGAGCAGGAGCCGCTTTCTTAAAGGTCTCATTCCTTCAATTAAGTCTAAGAAAGCTAGAGAGCCAGCACTAACCACCTGTCATCTGAATGAGacacagacagaaaatcaaactgaaccaaagaaaaatcaagagactGTGAAGAAACCCACCATTTCTGGTGATGACCAGGGCAGGCAGAATTTGGGAGTGGTGTCGGAGACCACAGAAATCCCTGCAGAATCTTTAAAGTCTAGCTCATGA